From one Acidobacteriota bacterium genomic stretch:
- a CDS encoding DNA-directed RNA polymerase subunit beta', with protein sequence LVQTIKQAKEWVELQRPEVWDVLEEVIREHPVLLNRAPTLHRLGIQAFEPVLVEGKAIRIHPLVCTAFNADFDGDQMAVHIPLSPEAQIEASVLMMSSNNVLSPANGAPIAVPSQDIVLGCYYMTKAKQGAKGEGRAFGTVDDVILALEAGEVEMLTPIRLRWTGELIDLTVARDDQGVQYAEARPVDRKIINTTVGRVIFNDALPRVMPYVNGLLKKKGLQQLVQYCYLRFGLEKTVEMLDSLKSLGFTYATRSGLSIGIDDLVIPSEKAAVVDRARDEVIKVEGQYLEGAITNGERYNKVIAIWSEATEKVADEMFSEMQEADRSGRSFNPVYIMADSGARGSKQQIRQLAGMRGLMAKPSGEIIETPITSNFREGLTVLQYFISTNGARKGLADTALKTADSGYLTRRLVDVAQDVIVQEIDCGTMDGIDARAIVESGEIIEPLRDRIVGRVALERISDPFSGEVLVEANDEIDEEKATVVQDAGIEKVRIRSVLTCASRRGVCAKCYGRDLATGRLVELGLASGVIAAQSIGEPGTQLTMRTFHIGGAASRVSEQSTLEAKHEGSVHFQNLKVVEAKRDMEATQKGTLVVMNRTGSLVIQDSKGRDRERYPIVYGARLKVNDGQTVEQGQVLVEWDPYTFSILTEEEGTVKFKDIVEGMTVHEEVDEVTGLSRLIIIDSPDDKKQPLIEIRDKAGKVARKYHMPSHAHLMVQDGEQVFAGDVLAKIPRETTKTKDITGGLPRVVELFEARKPRETAVISEIDGIVRLGGIVKGQRRIIVVPDEPGADQREYSLPRGVHVNVQEGDRVRAGEPLMDGPSNPHDILAVLGEKALHAYLVNEIQEVYRLQGVNINDKHIEVIVRQMMRWVKIEDVGDTEFLVDEQVDRFRFLEENERVIAAGGRPAQGRPMLLGITKASLSTDSFISAASFQETTRVLTEASIAGKVDYLRGLKENVTMGRLIPAGTGFEYYKHVRIPHDEPPPPPAPSPEELELEREMEYLVEAEESFGRDEVAE encoded by the coding sequence CCTGGTCCAGACGATCAAGCAGGCGAAGGAGTGGGTCGAGCTGCAGCGCCCCGAGGTGTGGGACGTGCTCGAGGAAGTCATCCGCGAGCACCCGGTGCTGCTCAACCGCGCGCCGACGCTGCACCGCCTGGGCATCCAGGCGTTCGAGCCGGTGCTGGTCGAGGGCAAGGCGATCCGCATCCACCCGCTCGTCTGCACGGCGTTCAACGCCGACTTCGACGGCGACCAGATGGCGGTGCACATCCCGCTCTCGCCCGAGGCGCAGATCGAGGCCTCGGTGCTGATGATGTCGTCGAACAACGTCCTCTCGCCCGCCAACGGCGCGCCGATCGCGGTGCCGTCGCAGGACATCGTCCTCGGCTGCTACTACATGACGAAGGCCAAGCAGGGGGCGAAGGGGGAAGGGCGCGCGTTCGGCACGGTGGACGATGTCATCCTCGCGCTCGAGGCGGGGGAAGTGGAGATGCTGACGCCCATCCGCCTGCGGTGGACGGGCGAGCTGATCGACCTGACCGTCGCCCGCGACGACCAGGGGGTGCAGTACGCCGAGGCGCGCCCGGTCGATCGGAAGATCATCAACACGACGGTGGGCCGCGTCATCTTCAACGACGCGCTGCCGAGGGTCATGCCGTACGTGAACGGCCTGCTGAAGAAGAAGGGGCTCCAGCAGCTCGTGCAGTACTGCTACCTGCGGTTCGGCCTCGAGAAGACCGTCGAGATGCTCGACAGCCTGAAGTCGCTCGGCTTCACGTATGCGACGCGCTCGGGCCTGTCGATCGGCATCGACGACCTGGTCATCCCGTCGGAGAAGGCCGCGGTCGTGGACCGCGCGCGAGACGAGGTGATCAAGGTCGAGGGGCAGTACCTCGAAGGGGCGATCACCAACGGCGAGCGCTACAACAAGGTCATCGCCATCTGGTCGGAGGCCACCGAGAAGGTCGCCGACGAGATGTTCAGCGAGATGCAGGAGGCGGACCGCAGCGGCCGCTCGTTCAACCCGGTCTACATCATGGCGGACTCGGGCGCGCGGGGCAGCAAGCAGCAGATCCGCCAGCTCGCCGGCATGCGCGGCCTGATGGCCAAGCCGTCGGGGGAGATCATCGAGACGCCCATCACGTCGAACTTCCGTGAGGGGCTGACGGTGCTCCAGTACTTCATCTCGACCAACGGCGCGCGCAAGGGCCTCGCCGACACGGCGCTCAAGACGGCGGACTCGGGCTACCTCACGCGGCGCCTGGTGGACGTGGCGCAGGACGTCATCGTGCAGGAGATCGACTGCGGCACGATGGACGGCATCGACGCCCGGGCGATCGTGGAGAGCGGCGAGATTATCGAGCCGCTGCGCGACCGCATCGTCGGGCGCGTCGCGCTGGAGCGGATCTCGGATCCGTTCAGCGGCGAGGTGCTCGTCGAGGCCAACGACGAGATCGACGAGGAGAAGGCGACCGTCGTCCAGGATGCGGGCATCGAGAAGGTGCGCATCCGCTCCGTGCTCACGTGCGCCTCGCGGCGGGGCGTGTGCGCGAAGTGCTACGGGCGCGATCTCGCGACCGGCCGCCTGGTGGAGCTGGGCCTGGCGTCCGGCGTCATCGCGGCGCAGTCAATCGGCGAGCCGGGCACGCAGCTCACGATGCGGACGTTCCACATCGGCGGCGCGGCGTCGCGCGTGTCGGAGCAGTCCACCCTCGAGGCGAAGCACGAGGGCTCCGTCCACTTCCAGAACCTGAAGGTGGTCGAGGCCAAGCGCGACATGGAGGCCACGCAGAAGGGCACGCTCGTCGTCATGAACCGCACCGGGTCGCTGGTCATCCAGGACTCGAAGGGGCGCGACCGCGAGCGGTACCCGATCGTCTACGGCGCGCGCCTGAAGGTGAACGACGGGCAGACGGTCGAGCAGGGCCAGGTCCTCGTCGAATGGGATCCGTACACGTTCTCCATCCTCACGGAGGAGGAAGGCACGGTCAAGTTCAAGGACATCGTCGAGGGCATGACGGTGCACGAGGAAGTCGACGAAGTGACGGGCCTCTCGCGGCTCATCATCATCGACTCGCCGGACGACAAGAAGCAGCCGCTGATTGAAATCCGCGACAAGGCGGGCAAGGTCGCCCGGAAGTACCACATGCCGTCGCACGCGCACCTGATGGTGCAGGACGGCGAGCAGGTGTTCGCCGGCGACGTCCTCGCCAAGATCCCGCGCGAGACGACGAAGACCAAGGACATCACGGGCGGCCTGCCGCGCGTGGTGGAGCTGTTCGAGGCGCGCAAGCCGCGCGAGACCGCCGTGATCTCGGAGATCGACGGCATCGTGAGGCTCGGCGGCATCGTCAAGGGGCAGCGGCGGATCATCGTGGTGCCAGACGAGCCCGGCGCCGACCAGCGGGAGTACTCGCTGCCGCGCGGCGTGCACGTGAACGTGCAGGAGGGCGACCGCGTGCGCGCGGGCGAGCCGCTGATGGACGGCCCGAGCAACCCGCACGACATCCTGGCGGTCCTCGGCGAGAAGGCGCTGCACGCGTATCTCGTCAACGAGATCCAGGAGGTCTACCGGCTGCAGGGCGTGAACATCAACGACAAGCACATCGAGGTCATCGTCCGGCAGATGATGCGGTGGGTGAAGATCGAGGACGTCGGCGACACGGAGTTCCTCGTCGACGAGCAGGTGGACCGCTTCCGCTTCCTCGAGGAGAACGAGCGCGTGATCGCGGCGGGCGGGCGCCCGGCGCAGGGGCGGCCGATGCTGCTCGGGATCACGAAGGCGTCGCTCTCCACCGACTCGTTCATCTCCGCGGCGTCGTTCCAGGAGACCACGCGCGTGCTCACCGAGGCGTCGATTGCCGGCAAGGTGGACTACCTGCGCGGGCTCAAGGAGAACGTCACGATGGGCCGGCTCATCCCGGCGGGCACCGGCTTCGAGTACTACAAGCACGTGCGCATCCCGCACGACGAGCCGCCGCCCCCGCCGGCGCCGTCGCCCGAGGAGCTGGAGCTCGAACGCGAGATGGAGTATCTCGTGGAGGCCGAGGAGAGCTTCGGGCGCGACGAGGTGGCGGAGTAA
- a CDS encoding inositol phosphorylceramide synthase yields the protein MNQLPGEAPPTNPRWGMVRRSLARPYRVPVSMVLLAAMVPFYVLIPAFLPPQTRYIPELALDRAVPLVPSWAIPYGTLYLFLILLPIFVIRGDELIRRTVNAYLLIWITAYVFFFVVYPTAAPRPDTVIGEGFGVWGLRALYSSDPPYNCFPSLHVAHSLVSALACSRVHRRLGIIATMFATLVAVSTLFTKQHYVLDVVAGGFLAMVAYGIFLRGYPSGRIPEFDRRVAPALALCVGAIAAVGLAASWLAYLWGGETHFTFGP from the coding sequence ATGAACCAACTTCCAGGCGAAGCTCCTCCCACCAATCCCCGCTGGGGAATGGTCAGGCGATCGCTGGCGCGCCCATACCGCGTGCCGGTGTCGATGGTGCTGCTGGCGGCCATGGTCCCCTTCTATGTCCTGATTCCCGCGTTCCTGCCGCCCCAAACGAGATACATCCCCGAACTGGCGCTCGATCGCGCCGTGCCTCTGGTTCCGTCCTGGGCGATTCCCTACGGAACGCTGTACCTGTTCCTTATCCTGCTTCCCATCTTTGTCATTCGAGGGGACGAGCTGATCCGGCGCACGGTCAACGCCTACTTGCTGATCTGGATCACGGCATACGTCTTCTTCTTCGTGGTCTATCCGACCGCGGCACCGCGGCCCGACACGGTGATCGGGGAAGGATTCGGCGTCTGGGGCCTGCGTGCCCTCTATTCATCGGATCCTCCGTACAATTGCTTTCCGTCCCTCCATGTGGCGCATTCCCTCGTCTCTGCGCTGGCATGCTCCCGCGTGCATCGCCGCCTCGGAATCATCGCCACGATGTTTGCGACACTGGTCGCCGTCTCCACGCTGTTCACGAAGCAGCACTACGTGTTGGATGTCGTCGCGGGCGGTTTCCTGGCCATGGTCGCCTACGGCATCTTTCTGCGCGGATACCCTTCCGGCCGGATTCCCGAGTTCGACCGGCGGGTCGCGCCGGCCCTCGCACTGTGCGTCGGCGCAATCGCCGCGGTGGGCCTCGCGGCGTCCTGGCTCGCTTACCTCTGGGGCGGTGAGACGCACTTTACGTTTGGACCGTGA
- a CDS encoding type II toxin-antitoxin system death-on-curing family toxin — protein sequence MMRYLTLGEVVALHRAILAETGCATGIRDLAALESALAQPRVTFAGCDLHPSLPAKAAALGFSIALNHPFLDGNKRVAHAAMEVFLNLNGLALIADIDDQERLMLDLASARLTRSDLEQWLDQHTSPTAR from the coding sequence CTGATGCGCTACCTGACGCTCGGTGAAGTCGTTGCACTCCACCGGGCGATTCTCGCAGAGACCGGCTGTGCCACCGGTATTCGAGACCTGGCTGCCCTCGAATCTGCCCTCGCTCAGCCGAGAGTCACGTTCGCCGGCTGTGACCTTCACCCGAGCCTTCCCGCCAAAGCTGCCGCCTTGGGCTTTTCAATTGCGCTGAACCATCCCTTTCTGGACGGCAACAAGCGGGTCGCTCACGCCGCAATGGAAGTCTTCCTGAATCTCAACGGCCTCGCGCTGATCGCCGACATAGACGACCAGGAGCGCCTCATGCTGGACTTGGCGTCCGCTCGTTTGACGCGCTCTGATCTCGAACAGTGGCTCGACCAGCACACCAGTCCGACAGCCCGCTGA
- a CDS encoding DNA-binding protein, protein MKLAFEIPAGQADRLRAEAERLGLAPEDLVRAALTDLLATPDTEFQAVANRVLAKNRELYKRLA, encoded by the coding sequence ATGAAGCTGGCCTTCGAGATCCCCGCAGGGCAGGCCGACAGGCTCCGAGCCGAAGCTGAGCGACTCGGGCTCGCACCCGAGGATCTGGTGCGGGCCGCACTGACGGACCTGCTTGCCACGCCGGACACCGAATTCCAGGCGGTCGCGAACCGAGTGCTCGCGAAGAACCGCGAACTGTACAAGCGCCTGGCCTGA
- a CDS encoding isoprenylcysteine carboxylmethyltransferase family protein, with the protein MNSHRGTLHDPWWKGTRGEWLVVIQFALMGLVFFGPTRVGGWPQRPFPFPALAAYAGAALIVIGGAVFTAGASALGDNLTPLPHPKRDATLVQTGAYRFVRHPIYSGGILLAFGWALLRQGWLTVGYALVLLIFLDIKSRSEERRLEQEFPEYGDYRRRVRKLVPFLY; encoded by the coding sequence ATGAACAGCCACCGGGGCACGCTCCACGATCCGTGGTGGAAAGGCACGCGCGGCGAGTGGCTCGTCGTCATCCAGTTCGCATTGATGGGGCTGGTGTTCTTCGGGCCGACGAGGGTCGGCGGGTGGCCGCAGCGGCCGTTCCCGTTTCCCGCACTTGCCGCGTACGCCGGCGCGGCGCTGATCGTCATCGGCGGCGCGGTCTTCACGGCCGGCGCATCCGCGCTGGGGGACAACCTGACGCCGCTGCCGCATCCGAAACGCGACGCGACGCTCGTCCAGACCGGCGCGTACCGGTTCGTTCGCCATCCGATTTACAGCGGCGGCATCCTCCTCGCGTTTGGGTGGGCGCTCTTGCGGCAGGGTTGGCTGACCGTCGGTTACGCGCTCGTGCTGCTGATCTTCCTCGACATCAAGTCGCGCTCCGAAGAACGGCGACTCGAGCAGGAGTTCCCCGAGTATGGAGACTATCGGCGCCGCGTCCGCAAGCTCGTGCCGTTTCTGTACTAG
- a CDS encoding aminopeptidase, giving the protein MADIEHILDAYAELVVRVGLNLRAGQRLLVIGPLANGGVSLDAAPLVRRIAESAYRAGAPLVEAIWGDEPLQLARFRSAPRESFEAFSAWLPGALTEHAAAGHAIVSVFANDPDHLSAEPPARVSAVQQATALAVRPFRELLSRNETNWTVVAAPSPAWARRVFPELQPDGAVERLWDTIARLCRLDQPDPVEAWRAHLKALAARRDFLNRKQYIALEYEGPQTRLRIGLPPGHAWVSGQSPSRNGIPFAPNLPTEEVFTMPHKDRVDGVVSSSRPLSYGSTVIEKFRLEFEAGRAVRATAEKGESVLRQLLSTDEGAARLGEVALVPHGSPISQSGLLFYTTLFDENAASHVALGAAYKFTMAGGEEMTDEAFENEGGNRSAVHVDFMIGSAELDVNGVLPDGTSEPLMRSGEWAAALSGTLSR; this is encoded by the coding sequence ATGGCCGACATCGAACACATCCTTGATGCGTACGCGGAGCTGGTCGTCCGCGTGGGACTGAACCTGCGTGCGGGCCAACGGCTGCTCGTCATCGGGCCGCTGGCCAACGGCGGCGTCTCGCTTGACGCGGCGCCTCTCGTCCGGCGCATTGCCGAGAGCGCGTATCGTGCCGGCGCGCCGCTCGTGGAGGCGATCTGGGGCGACGAGCCGCTGCAGCTCGCACGGTTCCGCAGCGCGCCACGCGAGTCCTTCGAGGCGTTTTCCGCGTGGCTCCCCGGCGCACTCACCGAACACGCGGCGGCGGGCCACGCCATCGTATCGGTCTTCGCCAACGATCCCGATCACCTCAGCGCCGAGCCGCCGGCCCGCGTCAGCGCCGTCCAGCAGGCGACGGCGCTGGCCGTCCGCCCGTTCCGCGAGCTGCTCTCGCGCAACGAGACGAACTGGACGGTCGTCGCGGCCCCCTCGCCCGCGTGGGCCCGCCGCGTGTTTCCCGAGCTGCAGCCGGACGGCGCGGTCGAGCGGCTCTGGGACACGATCGCGCGGCTGTGCCGGCTCGATCAGCCGGATCCGGTCGAGGCCTGGCGCGCGCACTTGAAGGCGCTGGCGGCGCGCAGGGACTTTCTGAACCGGAAGCAGTACATCGCGCTCGAATATGAAGGTCCGCAGACCAGGCTGCGCATCGGGCTGCCGCCCGGCCACGCGTGGGTCAGCGGCCAGTCTCCCAGCCGGAACGGCATCCCCTTCGCGCCGAATCTGCCCACGGAAGAAGTCTTCACGATGCCCCACAAGGATCGCGTGGACGGCGTCGTCTCTTCCTCGAGGCCGCTCAGCTACGGCAGCACCGTCATCGAGAAGTTCCGCCTCGAGTTCGAGGCGGGGCGCGCGGTGCGCGCGACCGCCGAGAAAGGAGAGTCCGTGCTCCGGCAGCTGCTGTCCACCGACGAGGGCGCCGCGCGGCTCGGCGAGGTCGCGCTCGTTCCCCACGGCTCGCCGATCTCGCAATCCGGCCTGCTGTTCTACACGACGCTGTTCGATGAAAACGCGGCGAGCCATGTCGCGCTCGGCGCCGCTTACAAGTTCACGATGGCCGGCGGCGAGGAGATGACCGACGAGGCGTTCGAGAACGAGGGTGGCAACCGCAGCGCGGTGCACGTGGACTTCATGATCGGGTCGGCCGAACTCGACGTGAACGGCGTGCTGCCCGACGGCACGTCCGAGCCCCTGATGCGTTCGGGCGAGTGGGCCGCCGCGTTATCGGGCACACTGTCACGGTGA
- a CDS encoding MFS transporter, translating into MRSWRTAAVALLSFSSGLPLGLVWYSIPDWMRDIGVDIRVVGLFTLAQAPWAFKAVWSPLMDRYVPPFWGRRRGWMAVTQIALAALGLALAGVGHHPDAIWVVGAIALGIALASASQDIAYDAYTVDVLHEHTEEQGAVIGARTAMYRAAMVVSGGAAITLAGRIGWPAVNVLLALVYIPVLILTWKAPDPEEEAVAPRSLGDAIWHPFLGFLARHRALEILAFVLLYKFADQLAQALTRPFLIDMGYTADHRGIALATVGMVATIVGAFVGGWVTTLAGLGHSLWVFGFLQVFSNVGYFLLSRTDGPSLPMMYAATSFELLTSGLGTGAFSVLLLRITQKRFSATQYALFSSLFALPRLIAGPVTGFVVDAIGWPTFFLSTMVFGIPGLVMLARFVPIGVREPHFTVEPVRAARPLAAAALAARGLIGGLLIGASVFVLTALLAALKTMREANAPFDLAGAMWRVARPVAITDWVQLFGIVVFTVFGGLFVAAVVAARHGAIGEAVE; encoded by the coding sequence ATGCGTTCGTGGCGCACCGCCGCCGTCGCGCTGCTGTCCTTCTCCTCGGGCCTGCCGCTCGGCCTCGTCTGGTACTCCATCCCCGACTGGATGCGCGACATCGGCGTGGACATCCGCGTGGTGGGGCTGTTCACGCTCGCGCAGGCGCCGTGGGCCTTCAAGGCCGTCTGGTCGCCGCTGATGGATCGCTACGTCCCCCCGTTCTGGGGACGACGACGTGGCTGGATGGCGGTCACGCAGATCGCGCTTGCCGCGCTCGGCCTCGCGCTGGCCGGCGTCGGCCACCATCCCGACGCGATCTGGGTGGTCGGCGCCATCGCGCTCGGGATCGCGCTCGCATCCGCGTCGCAGGACATCGCGTACGACGCCTACACGGTCGACGTCCTCCACGAGCACACGGAAGAACAGGGCGCCGTGATCGGCGCGCGCACGGCGATGTACCGCGCGGCGATGGTGGTCTCGGGCGGCGCCGCGATCACGCTTGCCGGGCGCATCGGGTGGCCGGCGGTGAACGTGCTGCTGGCGCTCGTGTACATTCCCGTGCTGATCCTGACCTGGAAGGCGCCCGATCCGGAGGAGGAGGCGGTCGCTCCGCGATCGCTTGGCGACGCGATCTGGCATCCCTTCCTCGGCTTTCTCGCGCGGCATCGCGCGCTCGAGATCCTGGCGTTCGTGCTCCTCTACAAGTTCGCCGACCAGCTCGCGCAGGCGCTGACGCGTCCGTTCCTGATCGACATGGGCTACACCGCGGATCATCGCGGCATCGCGCTCGCCACGGTCGGCATGGTCGCGACCATCGTCGGCGCATTCGTCGGCGGGTGGGTGACAACACTGGCAGGACTCGGGCACTCGCTGTGGGTCTTCGGGTTCCTCCAGGTGTTCTCCAACGTCGGCTATTTCCTCCTGTCGCGCACCGATGGGCCCAGCCTGCCGATGATGTACGCCGCGACCAGTTTCGAGCTGCTGACATCAGGGCTCGGCACGGGCGCCTTCTCCGTCCTGCTCCTGCGCATCACGCAGAAGCGATTTTCCGCGACGCAGTACGCCTTGTTCTCGAGCCTGTTTGCGCTGCCGCGCCTGATTGCCGGCCCGGTCACCGGTTTCGTCGTGGATGCGATCGGGTGGCCGACGTTCTTCCTGTCCACGATGGTGTTCGGGATTCCGGGGCTGGTGATGCTCGCGCGCTTCGTGCCGATCGGCGTTCGCGAGCCGCACTTCACCGTGGAGCCCGTACGCGCGGCGCGGCCGCTCGCCGCGGCGGCCCTGGCCGCGCGCGGCCTCATCGGAGGGCTTCTCATCGGCGCCTCGGTCTTCGTCCTCACCGCGCTCCTCGCGGCACTCAAGACCATGCGAGAGGCGAACGCGCCCTTCGATCTGGCGGGCGCGATGTGGCGGGTCGCGCGGCCGGTGGCGATCACGGACTGGGTGCAGCTGTTCGGGATTGTCGTCTTCACGGTGTTCGGCGGGCTGTTCGTCGCGGCGGTGGTGGCGGCCCGCCACGGGGCGATCGGCGAGGCGGTGGAATAG
- a CDS encoding DUF488 family protein, giving the protein MAIRVVRLGSPRAAGEGLRLGTVRRPPRGVPKSEHASRDFYDVWLPDLAPSEALVKQAHGAADDRAWRSFAQRYRAEMKRPEAARLLALLAALSHRTNLSVGCYCADQARCHRSVLKALLKEHGAILA; this is encoded by the coding sequence ATGGCCATTCGTGTCGTGCGTCTGGGAAGCCCTCGAGCGGCCGGTGAGGGCCTGCGTCTCGGGACGGTTCGTCGTCCGCCGCGCGGCGTGCCCAAGTCGGAGCATGCCTCGCGCGACTTCTACGACGTCTGGCTTCCAGACCTGGCGCCATCGGAGGCGCTCGTCAAGCAGGCACACGGTGCGGCCGACGATCGCGCGTGGCGGTCATTCGCGCAGCGGTACCGCGCCGAAATGAAACGCCCGGAGGCGGCTCGGCTCCTCGCGCTGCTGGCCGCGCTCTCGCACCGGACGAATCTCTCGGTCGGTTGCTACTGCGCGGACCAAGCGCGCTGCCACCGGTCCGTGCTGAAGGCGCTGTTGAAGGAACACGGCGCGATCCTGGCCTGA
- a CDS encoding class I SAM-dependent methyltransferase, producing the protein MAREFAEHRAKSTIGVATVRAWAQSIPKGGSILDLGCGSGVPISEALMDEGLAVYGVEAAPSLAAAFRSRFPTAPIACEAAEESALFGRTFDGALAWGLMFLLPADTQRHVIHRVARALNSGGRFLFTAPAQAFTWPDISTGRTSVSLGADTYKAVIAEAGLVLVSEYDDEGDNHYFDAARPATGRV; encoded by the coding sequence GTGGCCCGGGAATTCGCCGAGCACCGCGCGAAGTCGACCATTGGCGTGGCGACGGTTCGCGCGTGGGCGCAGTCGATTCCAAAAGGCGGGTCGATTCTCGACCTGGGCTGCGGTTCCGGCGTGCCGATCAGCGAAGCGCTGATGGATGAGGGCCTGGCGGTCTACGGCGTTGAGGCCGCTCCCAGCCTGGCCGCAGCCTTTCGGAGCCGGTTCCCGACTGCACCGATCGCCTGCGAGGCCGCCGAAGAGTCAGCCCTTTTTGGGCGGACATTCGACGGCGCGCTCGCGTGGGGCCTGATGTTTCTGCTGCCGGCCGACACGCAGCGCCACGTGATCCATCGGGTCGCGCGCGCGCTCAATTCCGGCGGCCGCTTCCTCTTCACGGCCCCCGCGCAGGCGTTCACCTGGCCTGACATCTCGACCGGCCGCACGTCCGTCTCGCTGGGGGCGGATACCTACAAGGCGGTGATCGCGGAAGCCGGGCTCGTGCTCGTCAGCGAGTACGACGACGAAGGAGACAATCATTACTTCGACGCCGCCAGGCCGGCGACAGGTCGAGTCTGA
- a CDS encoding ferritin, which translates to MLISRELAKAFNQQIGHEFGASMQYVSIAAHFQQRQLQLLAKLFFDQAEEERQHAMKFVKYVLDTKGDLQIPPIPPPTPTFASAEDAVQAALAWEQEVTKQVAALMDLAVKQNDYIAQGFLQWFVDEQLEEVVKMDRLLGVIRQSGERNLLMVEAYLVHVDKA; encoded by the coding sequence GTGCTAATCAGCCGAGAGCTCGCGAAGGCCTTCAACCAGCAGATCGGACACGAATTCGGCGCCAGCATGCAGTACGTGAGCATTGCCGCGCACTTCCAGCAGCGCCAGCTGCAGCTGCTGGCGAAGCTGTTCTTCGACCAGGCCGAGGAAGAGCGGCAGCACGCGATGAAGTTCGTGAAGTACGTGCTGGACACGAAGGGGGATCTGCAGATCCCGCCGATTCCTCCCCCGACGCCCACCTTTGCGTCCGCCGAGGACGCCGTGCAGGCCGCGCTCGCCTGGGAGCAGGAAGTCACCAAGCAGGTCGCGGCGCTCATGGACCTCGCCGTCAAGCAGAACGACTACATTGCGCAGGGCTTCCTGCAGTGGTTCGTCGACGAACAGCTCGAGGAAGTCGTGAAGATGGATCGCCTGCTCGGCGTGATCCGGCAGTCGGGCGAGCGGAACCTGTTGATGGTCGAGGCGTACCTGGTCCACGTCGACAAGGCCTGA
- a CDS encoding DUF853 family protein produces the protein MSHILIGKGERQVHLLPKYGNRHGLVAGATGTGKTVSLLVLAEGFSRLGVPIFIADVKGDVAGLAMPGAANDRILRRAAEVGISGYTPEASPVVFWDLYGKSGHPVRTTVSEIGPALLGRILQLNDTQAGVLEIAFKLADDRGLLLLDLDDLRVLLTFVADHRKAISSEYGLVSTQPVAAIQRALLTLERDGGEALFGEPALELADLLRTDLSGRGIINILAADQLILKPRLYATFLLWLLSELFENLPEIGDPDTPRLVFFFDESHLLFDDAPAALRERVEQVVRIIRSKGVGVYFCSQFPDDVPNEILGQLGNRIQHALRAYTPRDQKAVRTAAETFVPNPKLDVAQVISQLGVGEALVSTLQENGVPSAVERALIAPPRARIGAITAEERAAVVSRSPVRGKYETPVNRESAYEILTRRAGAPRGPFPPAPQTSHPPSEGRGPVADMLWGTKRRQGMVETMAKQAARTVGGQIGRQILRGIFGGLLGGTRRR, from the coding sequence GTGTCCCACATCCTGATCGGCAAGGGCGAGCGCCAGGTCCACCTGCTTCCGAAGTACGGCAACCGCCATGGGCTGGTGGCCGGCGCGACGGGCACCGGCAAGACCGTCTCGCTGCTGGTGCTCGCCGAGGGCTTCTCACGCCTCGGCGTGCCGATCTTCATCGCGGACGTGAAGGGGGACGTCGCGGGTCTCGCGATGCCGGGCGCCGCGAACGACAGGATCCTGCGGCGCGCCGCTGAGGTCGGCATCTCCGGCTATACGCCCGAAGCCAGCCCCGTCGTCTTCTGGGATCTGTACGGCAAGTCCGGGCACCCGGTGCGGACGACCGTCAGCGAGATCGGCCCCGCGCTGCTGGGGCGAATCCTCCAGCTGAACGACACGCAGGCCGGCGTGCTCGAGATCGCCTTCAAGCTCGCCGATGACCGGGGGCTGTTGCTGCTCGATCTCGATGACCTTCGCGTGCTGCTGACCTTCGTTGCCGATCACCGCAAGGCGATCTCGAGCGAGTACGGGTTGGTCAGCACGCAGCCGGTCGCCGCCATCCAGCGCGCGCTGCTCACGCTCGAGCGCGACGGTGGCGAGGCGTTGTTCGGTGAGCCGGCGCTCGAACTGGCCGACCTGCTGCGAACCGATCTCAGCGGTCGCGGCATCATCAACATCCTCGCGGCAGATCAACTGATCCTGAAGCCGCGGCTCTACGCGACGTTCCTGCTGTGGCTCCTCTCGGAGCTGTTCGAGAACCTGCCGGAAATCGGCGACCCGGACACGCCCCGACTCGTGTTCTTCTTCGACGAATCGCACCTGCTCTTCGACGATGCGCCGGCGGCCCTGCGGGAGAGGGTCGAACAGGTCGTGCGCATCATCCGGTCGAAGGGCGTCGGCGTGTACTTCTGCTCGCAGTTTCCCGACGACGTGCCCAACGAGATTCTCGGACAGCTCGGGAACCGCATCCAGCACGCGCTGCGCGCCTACACGCCGCGCGATCAGAAGGCCGTGCGAACGGCGGCCGAGACGTTCGTGCCGAACCCGAAGCTGGATGTCGCCCAGGTGATCTCGCAGCTTGGTGTCGGCGAGGCGCTCGTGTCCACGCTCCAGGAGAACGGGGTGCCCTCCGCCGTCGAGCGGGCGCTGATCGCCCCGCCGCGCGCGCGGATTGGCGCCATCACGGCGGAGGAGCGTGCCGCGGTCGTGTCGCGGAGCCCGGTCCGCGGCAAGTACGAGACGCCGGTCAACCGCGAGTCGGCCTACGAGATCCTGACGCGGCGCGCCGGCGCCCCCCGCGGACCCTTTCCTCCGGCGCCGCAGACCTCTCACCCTCCGAGCGAGGGCCGGGGGCCCGTCGCCGACATGCTCTGGGGCACGAAACGCCGCCAGGGGATGGTGGAGACGATGGCCAAGCAGGCGGCGCGCACCGTCGGCGGACAAATCGGCCGGCAGATCCTCCGAGGGATCTTCGGAGGCCTGCTGGGAGGCACGCGACGCCGGTGA